One Dioscorea cayenensis subsp. rotundata cultivar TDr96_F1 chromosome 19, TDr96_F1_v2_PseudoChromosome.rev07_lg8_w22 25.fasta, whole genome shotgun sequence genomic window, GAAAAGAAACTTCATTTTCATATTATCAATTTGATGTGGCTTGAGAATTCCTAGTATAAACTGACTGGTAATCatactttttttcaataaaataaaaaagttccATCCTTGATATGAAGAGTTTGTTTCTCACAAGATGCTGAGGTGAATTGTCCCCCAGTTTTCATGAATCATATTCTAATATTACATTATAAGCAGATATTGAAGGCTTGATTCTGAAGAAGCAATTGTCTGAATCACAAAAATGTCAATCCTTCGGAAGTTAAGGTGTATAACTGTTGATGTTACTGGAACGTTGATAGCTTACAAAGGAGAACTCGGAGATTACTATTGCATGGCAGCCAAGTCAGTGGGGTTGCCTTGTCCCGATTACAAGCGCATGCATGAAGGCTTTAAGACTGCATATACAGACATGGCAAAACGATATCCATGTTTTGGATATGCCGCGAAAATGCCCAATGTTGATTGGTGGAGATCGTGTGTCAAGGACTCTTTTGTGAAGGTAAAGGCAAATGCAACTTCAGGGGTGCATTTCattttgtaaaatatatttgctctcttgtaatttttcttgtgtttgaaTATTGCAGGCTGGGTATGAGTACGATGATGAGACATTTGACAAGGTGTTCAAACGAATATATTCATCATTTGGTTCTTCTGCGCCATATTCAGTATTTCCAGACTCACAACCCTTCCTCAGATGGGCACGCCAAAAGGGGTTAACTATTGGACTTGTTAGCAATGCAGAGTACCGATATCAAGATGTTATTCTTCCTGCATTGGGACTAAATAAGGTATTGCTCGCTATGCCATACTCTGTGGGAAAATTCACCACTTGCTTAATTGAGAtgcaacaaaacaaatattgagCTTTATTCCTATTTGTTGTCGTTTATGAATTGTTGGTGTTACCCATAACCTTGTCATCAATGCCATACTCTGTTGGGAAATTTACCACTTATACATCACTTAATAATTGAAAtgccaataaaataaatattgaactttattgCTAATTGTTGTCGTTTATGAATCATTCGATGATCCATAACCTTGCCATTAATGAAACAGGGATCGGAGTGGGACTTTGGTGTGTTCTCTGGCATGGTAGGTGTAGAAAAACCTGATCCCAGGATTTATGAGATTGCACTGGAGATGGCTGGGAATGTTGCGCCAGAAGAAGTACTGCATATCGGGGATAGCATGCGCAAAGACTACATACCAGCTAAAACCTTAGGGATGCATGCACTGCTATTGGACAGATTTAAGACAAAGGACGCGGAGAGTTGGAGACAAGCCGGTGCGCCTGTGTTTCCCGACCTTGTTGCAGTGCAGGATTGGCTTGCCAAGGAGGACAATGTTGCTGCTCGcctgaattaaaaaaatggcgGAACCTCTGGTTCATGaggagaaaaacaaaatcagactttTCTGACAAATTACCGAGATTGCTGTAGGGGTGTATTTGGTGAACGTCAAACTGATTGTATGTTTCTCCATTGCAAATCATAATTATCAGAAAATATTCTCAAGAGTATCATTCTTCCTGAAGAGGGAAAAAGAAATCATTGACTTTGCTAACAAAATTCAAAGAAGATTGAGGTGTTTATGAGGTTGGTGAACATAAAACTGTTTGTATGGTTTTCCAATTCAATCACAAAGTATCAGGAAACAAGTCAAACAAGCTATATATCTCAGGGACTTTCTTCATTGACAATTTTATACTTAGAATGACGTACATCAAGTCATAGCTTCAATGGGCTTGTTCAGAAAAGATGGCTTACATCAAGAGGTTCATAAATCACAGCATTCACAGCACTCACCATCTCTTTTGGTGATGAGAATCCATCAGTtctcaaataaatcaagtgCATTGTTCTGCTCATGTTCCAAAAGAATTCCTTGCAAGCTCTTGGAACAACACTAGCCTTGTTCTGCAGCACCATTCTTAGCAGTTCACACCTGGTAGAGTTAATGAGATTCATTGTATCTCGCTTAGCCTCCTCTTCCGAAACAGAACTATTGCCATGAAGGATGCGCAATGCTACACTGTTCAATTTCCCTTCCTTCCCTCTCTACTCAAAGAATCATCAGTGTCGACAAATCATCGGTTTAAGGGCAAAAATAGAAACTCAAAATAGCAAAGAAGAGTACTACTTCAGTCTTACCTCCAAACTGTGAATGTCGTTAAGGAGTCTGCCGCCAGTGCTCACTAGTCTGTATAAATTTTGATACTCAGGATCATCGACAATATCTTCTGGAAGATCTGGCACAATAAAATATAGTGCCGGGATAATGATCGGCCCCAGTGCAAATGATACATATCCATTTTCCATGTATTCATCCAAAGTAGGTACTGACTTGTTCCTTAGCCACTCTGCCTCTTCCATCATGGACTTCAACAAACTAAGCCACTGCCAGAAACCATGCAAATCAATGTCAAACTTCTGCATCTTTTCCTGCTGAAAATTATCAGCAATAGAAAATGTATAGCACTGCCTCCCCTCAATAGAAAAATTGGTATTTTATATCCTTCCCCAGCCAAAGATCAAGATTTGATTCATGACTTACAATTTTGACTATTTGATTAGTAACATGGCTATCTCCATGGTTCCGTAAAGCAGATGCCTTAGATCCAAGCTCATTAATTGTGCTTTCGAAGAGCAGAAAAGATAATATTAATTTGCATCACACCTGCCAAAGAATCAAGAGAACAgattatttttgcatatatcTGACaacttgttataaaaaaaattcatgcatagtaaatcatacttttcaatcagtgaaacaagattcaataattCTTCTCTAGAACCTCCAATGTCAAATAAATCATCGACCACCGTGGTGAGAATGCCATTTTTAGCACAAGCAATGCGAGCTTCAAATGCATCAGGTGAGAAAACTGTACCTGAAGCTGCGAGATAGCAATACGCTACTTTCTGCCGGGCAAATTTTAACTGATCCAACTTATTTTCTTTGGTCCACCTGTGTACACAGAATGAAACATTACACATCAATAGTTGAATGACAAATGGGTGTTGTgcatcaaacaaacacaaacctCTCAAGATCTGTGAGTTCTTTCTGGTAAATGGATTGACACATTTTGAACTCATCCAGTGCCAATTCTAAGATATCTTTCTTATCAACTCCATGTGAACTGGTTTGAAGAAGGATTAATACATGTTAAATGCATGCTGAAAACACATATATTACCATTGTAGAATATTTACCAGATAAACTCACATGCATGCAGTTTTGAGAATCTGAAAGTCTTCAATTCGGCTTTGCTCAATATTTCTCTTGTGCTCTAGACGATCCAAGTTAGCATACAAGGGAAACTTTAGAGCATAATCAACCTGAAACCAGCAGAGGGGTTCAATTTTCAGTTTCTGTTGCTATACTTAGAAAAACTTCTAATCAAAACAGTCATTACTTCTTTTGAGTTATATCAGTAACATATTTAGAAAAACCGATTTTAAAAGCAAAGATCAAGAGTATACTTCTTTGAAAACATTTTGGAGATCATTTGTCATAAAAGTGGAGAGTTCCTCTCTTAAAAAATGGCTTGTCCAGGAATTCAGTTTATCAAGAACTTCTTCTGGCGGGAAAATTTTAACATGTGAAGCCTTAAATAGTTCAAGAACAGCATTCACATCTATCTTGTACCCTTCCATTGAATTATCAACACTGTTTCTTTCTTCATATTGAGCTAAATACTCTGCATCACATAACCAACAAAGTAACATCAAAACTCCAAGTAAATCAAATTGAAAACAACTGTAATCATATAATGGACAATAATCTTAAGAGGAATATCACCAGAAGTGACATCATATCCATCCATTCTAAGAAGACGACAGGCAAGTGCACAAGTGCTAACGTTGGACATAAAGTCCTCATCCTTCTGCACCCAACCCCTGCAAACTGGCTCAATTCAAGTTTCTAGTCCATTAGAATTATAAGATAAATGAAAAGCGTTGTCTTGCAATCCCACCTGTACGTTTGATCCAAAATGCTCTTTATTTCATTTCTAAAATGTCAACATATTCCAAACTTCTCAAATTTGTCTATCATACATAGTTGGGTATGCATTCTCAAAGGATTTTGAAATTTAGGAACTGATGAAAAAAGGAGAAACAGAATAAAAATCTAAGTcagaaaatgagaaaataatccaattatttTGCAAGTCTGAACAAGCCACAGTAGTGGCATATATTTACCTGAATTGCCAAATTTCAGTACTGATGAGCACAAACATTTTGAAGAGTATGTATATGTTGAGATAATTTATCCAGGTTAACGGATCCATGTTAACGGATCCGGGttgtattagtatatatatatatatatatatacttaggGTTTTGTAAAAGTGAAGTTAAGTGTGTGAGATTATAGGAATACAAGAAGAGAGATGGTTTGCAGCCGCCTGTGTGGGTGATCATCATCACCGACCTGTTTCTTGCAacttggtatcagagctacggGAGACACCGGAGACATTGAGGTTGGTGCGGCTCGACATCGAGGTTGGTGCGGCTCCATTGCTAGCCTACAGAGATCATGTTGTTCTCAGATCTGACCAACTTTGGCAAAGAAACCAGCGTGGAGACATGTTGTTAAGGATGATCTGAAGGAAGGATTTGATGGGGCGCTTGTGATTATGGTTCTTTGAAGATTAATTCTTCAATCTCTTATTTGAGTAGTTGGTTTCCTTGGTGGGCTTGTGATTAGTGGGCTGGAATTCTTGGGGTGACATTCTTATGATTGGTTGATTATTTGAGTGGCTGAAATTCTTCATTGGAGTTGAAGCTCCAATTGTTGATTTGTGGACGACTTGGTGATGGCGACTCCAGTCATAACTCAAGATATGAAGGTTCTTCTTGAGGAATTTGCGAGGATGTTCAGAGCCAAGAGTGAGACATCTGCCTCATCCAATCGGGAAATTGTGCAACAGCCTGAGATGGTGCAGAGATTGGAGTTGATGCCGAATGATGTGAAACTAGAAGAGGCAAAGAATTATCTGAGTTGGTCTCGGAGGGCGAGTTTGATCTTGAGTACAAAGGGGCTTGAGCATTATGTGCAAGAAACCTGTGTTGAGCCGGTAGACAAGGGGAGCGCCGAGTGGAGGACCTGGCGCACCACTAATTCTTTAGTGGTGGCATGGATGATGAGTTCAATGTCTCCGACTATTGCTAGGATGGTGGAGGCAATCCGTAATGCGGCTGATATGTGGAAGATGCTGGCCAAAATGTATTCTGGAGCAGGGAATGTGATGCTTATGGTTGAGGTTCAGACAAAAATTGAGAATCTGAAACAAGGGAGAAAAGTGTCTTGGAGTATGCTGCTGAGCTGCAGCACCTTTGGTCTGACTTGGACCATTATGATCCCTTGGCATTCCCAGATACTACATGCGCAGCTTTGAGCAAGAAATGGATTGAGCGCAGGAGGGTAACTCATTTTTTGAAGGGCTTGAATGCAGAGTTTGAGCACAAGAGAGCCACAATGTGTCATCAATCTTCCCTTCCCACTATGGAGGAGGCTATTGCTGCGATGGCCCAAGAGGAGGTTAGATTGAAGATGATGACTGGTGATACATCACCTCCTGTTCGGTCCGCGTTGGTAGTTCCTGTTCATGTCATTGATGATAGAGATCGTGCTACAACTGCGGGAGAAAAGGGCATCTCAATTTCAATTGCCCACAACCGCGTAATCCTGGTCGCGGTCGCACTCGAGGTGGCGGCAGAGGGACCTATAGAGGTGCACATAGAGGAGGTCGTGGTAGAGGTCGTACTGGTCCTATAGCCAACTTAGCTGTTACTGATGAGGGTCAGACTGTTGAGATGTCCGCTGCTGATGCTGCTGAGTTGGAGGAGTTGCGACAGTTAAAACTAAAGACTGAGAGCTCCAAGGCCAAGGGCCAGGTCACACATGATCTTGCTATGACCACTGCTTTCGGTAACTTTGCCAACTATGCCCATGCGGGCACAGGTATTCAGGCTCAGGCACTTGCATCTACAAACAAATCGCATGTAGAATGGATTGTAGACTCAGGTGCATCTAGGCATATTACTGGTGCATGTAGTGAGTTTGCATCATATTCACCATATAGGCATCCTTATAATGAGACTGTCCAAACTGCTGATGGGACTTCTCAACCCATTAAAGGGATTGGATCGGTCAAATGTACCTCGTCACTTACACTCTCGTCTGTCCTGCATGTTCCCTCATTCCCCGTTAATCTTCTTTCAGTTAGCTCCATTATTGATCAATTAGACTGTCGAGTTCTCTTTTGACCGTGAATCATGTTTTTTCCAGGAGAAGCGAACCGGGAGGAGGCTTGGGACTGGCACCAGGCGTGATGGACTTTGGTACTTGGATCAGGGGGGTGTTGATGCTGCTCTTGCTGCTGCTGTGTGTGAAGAAGTAAAAGCTACAGTGCTACTCCAACATTGTCGTCTAGGTCACTTATCTTTTGATAGCTTAAGTCGGTTACAACCAGAATTAATGGACAAGGTAGATAGGAGTAAACTTGTGTGTGATGCTTGTGAGTTTGGCAAGCATACACGCTCTACTTATTCTAGTATTGGTCTCCGAAGTGTGGAACCTTTTGCTCTTATTCATTCTGATGTATGGGGACCTTGTCCAGTTCTTTCAATTAGTGGATTCAAGTGGTTTGTGACTTTCATTGATTGTTATTCTCGTATGACTTGGATTTATTTGATGAAACACAAGAGTGAGGTGCTTTGGTGTTTTCAAGACTTCTGTGCCTGTATGAAGACTCAGTTCAATGCAAAGGTTCAGATTGTACGAACTGACAATGGAATTGAGTATGTTAATAAGGATTTTGCATCCTTCTTGTCAACTCAGGGGATCTTGCATCAAACAACTTGCCCAGATACGCCTGCACAAAATGGAGTGGCCGAGCGCAAAAATAGACATTTGCTGGAGGTGGCACGATCTATCATGCTCACGATGAATGTGCCAAAGAGTCTATGGAGTGAGGCAGTAATGACTGCAGCTTATCTCATTAATCGAATGCCTTCACGGGTGCTGGGAATTAAGACACCATGCGAGATGCTTCTAGGTGAGAACAAGTTTATTATTCCTCCTAAGGTGTTTGGTTGCACCTGCTTTGTCAGAGATCATAGGCCCTCGGTAGGGAAGTTAGATCCTCAAGTTGTGAAGTGTATCTTTGTTGGGTATTCCTCTAGCCAGAAAGGTTATAAATGCTGGAGCCCAACTGAGCGTCGGTTATTTGTGAGTATGGATGTGACCTTCAGAGAGTCAGAACCCTTTTATGGTGAGAAGACAGATTTGACATCTCTCTTTGAAGAATTCTCTCCCGGCACAGGTGGTACTGGTCGAGAGGGGGAGAATAGTAGCGATGTGATTGTGGGGCTAATACCATGTCCTGTAAATGACATGGATCAGGGGGAGTGTcaagatgaaaatgatgataGTGACTTGACACGAGGACAAAGAGAATTGAAGGTGTATAGAAGGAGGCACTTAAGGGGAATTCAGACAGGCGTCCAGGGGAAGCAAACAGAGTTGCAGCCGGAGCAAGTAAAGCTTCAGCCGGAGATACAACAGCACCTCACACTCCCTATGATTGAGATTACTGACCAGTCCACGCATGCCACTGTCCCAGGCCTCTCCTCAGTTCCTTCTTCCTCTGGGTCTTCCCCGTCTCCCTCTGAGTCGGGTGGTAATGTCTCTACATCTCTTAATTTACCTATTGCCCAACGTAGAGAATCTCGAGCCAATGCTGGAAAACCTCCGGCTAGGTTTGGCTTTGAGAATGATATTGCTAACTTTGTCTCTTATTCTTCCTTATCTCCTGCATACAAAACCTTTGTTGCATCATTACAGTCAGTGCCAATACCGAATGACTGGCGAGTGGCAAAACAGGATCCTAAGTGGCAGGGTGCTATGCGGGAGGAACTCCAAGCCTTGGAGAAGAATGAGACCTGGGAACTTGTATCTCTCCCAGCTGGAAAAAGGGCAGTTGGTTGTAAGTGGGTGTACACTCTGAAGCAAACTCCTGAAGGGAAGATTGATAGGTACAAGGCGAGGCTAGTTGCAAAGGGGTATAGTCAAACCTATGGGATTGACTATGATGAGACCTTTGCCCCAGTAGCAAAGATGAGCACGGTGAGAACTTTGATCTCATGTGCAGTGAACTTTGGTTGGCCGTTACATCAGCTGGACGTCAAAAATGCCTTTTTGCGTGGAGATCTACAAGAGGAGGTGTATATGGAGCTTCCTCCTGGCTTTACTACTCCACAGACAGTTGGAAAAGTGTGTAGATTGAAGAAGTCTTTATATGGGTTGAAGCAATCTCCAAGGGCATGGTTTGATAGGTTTAGACGTGTAGTGTGTGGTATGGGTTATATGCAGTGTAGTGGGGATCACACTGTCTTTTACAAGCACTCCAAATCCCATGTCACAATTCTGGCTGTCTATGTGGATGATATTGTTATTACAGGTGATGATGCTGAGGAGATCTCTCTCCTAAAACGAAGGCTGGGTAAAGAGTTTGAAGTTAAGGACTTGGGTCAATTGAGATATTTCCTTGGTATTGAGATTGCACGGTCTTCTGGAGGAATAGTGCTTTCTCAGAGGAAGTACTTTTTGGACTTACTCACTGAAACAGGTATGCTAGGGTGCCGAGTAGCTTCCACTCCGATTGAGCAAAATCACAAGTTGTGTGCTCAATCTGGTAATTCGGTGAGCAAGGAGTGCTATCAGAGACTTGTTGGTCGCCTTATCTACTTATGCCACACAAGACCTGATATTGCATATGCTGTGAGCGTAGTGAGCAGGTATATGCATGATCCCAGGGTTGAGCATATGGAGGCAGTATTCAGAATTCTAAGATACTTGAAGGGAAGTCCAGGGAAAGGTCTTTGGTTTAGGAGTCATGGGCACTTGGATGTGGAAGGATATTGCGATGCTGATTGGGCAAACTGCTTGGATGACAGGAGATCTACCTCAGGTTACTGTGTCTTTGTTGGGGGTAACCTTGTGTCGTGGCATAGCAAGAAACAAGAGGTGGTTGCCCGGTCTACAGCTGAAGCTGAGTACAGGGCTATGGCAACTAGTCTTTGTGAGATGCTTTGGATGCGGAGTTTATTGTCAGAACTGCGACTATTTAGAGGTAAAGCATTGAAGCTCTGGTGTGACAACAATCAGCTATTAGTATCGCTAACAATCCCGTACAGCATGATcgcacaaagcatattgagaTTGATCGCTTCTTCATTAAGGAGAGATTGGATGATGGGATTTTGAAACTAAGTCATGTTCACTCTGGCGAACAACTAGCAGATTGCTTAACAAAAGGATTGGGTCCTCAAGAATGTGTTAAATCATGCAACAAGATGGGGATGATTGATATCTATCGCCCaccttgagggggagtgttgaGATAATGGATCCAGGTTAACGGATCCGGGttgtattagtatatatatatatacttaggGTTTTGTAAAAGTGAAGTTAAGTGTGTGAGATTATAGGAATACAAGAAGAGAGATGGTTTGCAGCCGCCTGTGTGGGTGATCATCATCACCGACCTGTTTCTTGCAACTGTATATATCATGGCAGCAGCAGCGGTTGACAATCCAATGGTACAAACATAGGAAGTGACCCTTGAACTATTGCCACTTGCAAATGGGTTCTTACCTCAGTGACCTTGGCCCACTGTCAAAGACGACGAGTGTGTTAGTTATTCAAGTGTCTAAGTTTGAGTTTTGTATCTCTGAGTTTGAATTTTGCTGGATATTGTGGTGATGATGGATCTCCGATTATGAGTTTGGGTTTATAATTCACACCTCGAATTATTGTGTGAGAATACATAGATTAGATAATTGACTCTCTGATCATTGACTAACAGCGCTTGTTGCAtgcgaaaaataaaaaagaaaaaactattgCGACCTGTGAGATTCGGTtctcatttttaataaagtaaacCAAACTTcgttaaatattatttttctaaatatgatCTGagattcatattaattaaatgcaAGTGTGAGCGTGCTGCAATTTTTTAATGCATAATAATATTCCTTACAATATACACATTGTGAGCgcattttttttcccatattcaaacaattaaatatatttttaaaataaaaaaaaaatgtgattgaAGTAGGAGAAAATTAAAAAGGGTTgagaaaaattgaatataaaatctttttgattgtttaaaataaataaataaatacatgaataaatgcaatttaaatgtttatgatttttattattgataattaaaaaaaagttataaataaatTCTTGAAGTCAGAAATTATAGTTTTGTTATGTTTCTATTTTACTCCAActcaatgttgaaaattttattttatgccaATAAAACCTTTAATCATCTCAACTCTCTCTTTCAATGGTCTGATGTATGATGACTATGGACAGCCTTGTGGCAACTCACTTGGCAACGAGGCCAGGGCAAAATCATTACTGTTTTATTTGTAGTCATttcaaaacttttaaaataagcATTTACatttaagatataaaataaatcatttaatgtttttaatatatgaaatcataataaaatcgGAAAATGGAATTTggaatttttacaatattttaatacaGCAAAAGAGACAATTATACTCACCACTTACATACATATTCAATACACACGAATGCCTTGCTAAGAAAGAGATTGAGAGATTAACTTTGAGCAGATTATCCAGcatgttataaaaataaataaataaataaataaaatggacaaACTACAACTCTTAACAATAgagataaaaagaaattgaaCCCTCTGTCATTtaggaagaaaataaattattactcTTCATAACAACGTAaatttgtggccataatagttAGTATAATTACGGTTAATAAATTCACTTAGTTATTGAAAAGTTACAATTACTATTGAAATATTCTTGATATAATTTCAAACCTTAAAAATTTTCACAGATAATCAACTAAATTTCATAAATCTCTATGCAAAAACTGTGTCCAAACAAACCAAGGAAAACTTATTCATTAACAATTTACACTCAAAAAAAGATGTATATCAAGTCATAATTTCAATGCACTTTTTGACAAGAGATGGCTAACATCAAGAGGTTCATAAATCACAGCATTCACAGCACTCATCATCTCTTTTGGTGATGAGAATCCATCAGTTCTCATATAAAACAAGTGCAGTATTCTGCTCATGTTCCAAAAGAATTCCTTG contains:
- the LOC120250249 gene encoding haloacid dehalogenase-like hydrolase domain-containing protein 3, whose amino-acid sequence is MSILRKLRCITVDVTGTLIAYKGELGDYYCMAAKSVGLPCPDYKRMHEGFKTAYTDMAKRYPCFGYAAKMPNVDWWRSCVKDSFVKAGYEYDDETFDKVFKRIYSSFGSSAPYSVFPDSQPFLRWARQKGLTIGLVSNAEYRYQDVILPALGLNKGSEWDFGVFSGMVGVEKPDPRIYEIALEMAGNVAPEEVLHIGDSMRKDYIPAKTLGMHALLLDRFKTKDAESWRQAGAPVFPDLVAVQDWLAKEDNVAARLN
- the LOC120249318 gene encoding ent-kaur-16-ene synthase, chloroplastic-like, coding for MDPLTWINYLNIYILFKMFVLISTEIWQFRNEIKSILDQTYRGWVQKDEDFMSNVSTCALACRLLRMDGYDVTSEYLAQYEERNSVDNSMEGYKIDVNAVLELFKASHVKIFPPEEVLDKLNSWTSHFLREELSTFMTNDLQNVFKEVDYALKFPLYANLDRLEHKRNIEQSRIEDFQILKTACISHGVDKKDILELALDEFKMCQSIYQKELTDLERWTKENKLDQLKFARQKVAYCYLAASGVMQINIIFSEKMQKFDIDLHGFWQWLSLLKSMMEEAEWLRNKSVPTLDEYMENGYVSFALGPIIIPALYFIVPDLPEDIVDDPEYQNLYRLVSTGGRLLNDIHSLERGKEGKLNSVALRILHGNSSVSEEEAKRDTMNLINSTRCELLRMVLQNKASVVPRACKEFFWNMSRTMHLIYLRTDGFSSPKEMVSAVNAVIYEPLDVSHLF